Proteins encoded within one genomic window of Amycolatopsis sp. 2-15:
- a CDS encoding cytochrome P450, giving the protein MEFLPALARYGDVVKVRFGNFPVYVIADPDATRDVLVPGDLDYKRGLCFERLKPGLGEGIATASGDEHRRLRKLLQPVFSRERLVEYSSIMRTAAEEAADSWPDGATLAADEVMNDLALTALTRSLFKFTASTETADAIKHGMRLLTHSLLKRIVLPSAWEKVPTPGNLRFTRAMNRMNRSIDEVVSAYREAGEDRGDVLSALLAVRDDDGNGLTDQELHAQVMTLALTGVEAPGATLGWVLYEIGRDSEVSARVHAELDAVLGGRAPEYDDLPALEYLGRVIDEVLRLHTPLLFSRRTLTEVRAGRSTIPADAELIYSPYLLHHDVRWFPDPLRFDPDRWLPENAQRIPKGAYIPFAAGSYQCIGKVFATMELTMITAVICSRWHLSLALGTDVREVASALIRPDKLPMTVSRRTHPASV; this is encoded by the coding sequence TTGGAGTTCCTCCCCGCACTGGCCCGCTACGGCGACGTCGTCAAGGTGCGCTTCGGCAACTTCCCCGTCTACGTCATCGCCGACCCCGACGCGACTCGCGACGTGCTGGTTCCGGGCGACCTCGACTACAAACGCGGCCTCTGCTTCGAGCGCCTGAAACCCGGCCTGGGCGAGGGAATCGCGACCGCGTCGGGCGACGAGCACCGCCGGCTGCGCAAACTGCTGCAGCCGGTTTTCAGCCGTGAGCGTCTCGTCGAATACTCGTCGATCATGCGCACCGCGGCCGAGGAAGCCGCGGATTCCTGGCCGGACGGCGCCACCCTCGCGGCCGACGAGGTCATGAACGACCTGGCGCTCACCGCGTTGACCCGCAGCCTGTTCAAGTTCACCGCGAGCACCGAGACGGCCGACGCGATCAAGCACGGTATGCGCCTGCTCACCCACAGCCTGCTCAAGCGCATCGTCCTGCCGTCCGCGTGGGAGAAGGTCCCCACGCCGGGCAACCTCCGCTTCACCCGGGCCATGAACCGGATGAACCGTTCGATCGACGAGGTCGTGAGCGCCTACCGCGAGGCGGGCGAGGACCGCGGTGACGTGTTGTCCGCGTTGCTGGCGGTGCGCGACGACGACGGCAACGGCCTCACCGACCAGGAGCTCCACGCGCAGGTGATGACCTTGGCGCTCACCGGCGTCGAAGCACCCGGGGCGACGCTCGGCTGGGTGCTGTACGAGATCGGGCGCGACTCCGAGGTGTCCGCGCGGGTGCACGCCGAGCTCGACGCCGTCCTCGGCGGCCGCGCGCCGGAGTACGACGACCTGCCCGCGCTGGAGTACCTCGGCCGCGTGATCGACGAGGTGCTCAGGCTGCACACCCCGCTGCTGTTCTCGCGGCGCACGCTGACCGAGGTCCGCGCCGGCCGGTCCACCATCCCGGCCGACGCGGAGCTGATCTACAGCCCGTACCTCCTGCACCACGACGTGCGCTGGTTCCCGGACCCGCTGCGCTTCGACCCCGACCGGTGGCTGCCGGAGAACGCGCAGCGGATCCCCAAGGGCGCCTACATCCCGTTCGCCGCCGGTTCGTACCAGTGCATCGGCAAGGTGTTCGCCACCATGGAGCTCACCATGATCACCGCCGTGATCTGCTCGCGCTGGCACCTGAGCCTCGCGCTGGGCACGGATGTCCGCGAGGTGGCGAGCGCGCTGATCCGCCCGGACAAGCTGCCCATGACCGTCAGCCGTCGTACGCACCCGGCTTCGGTGTGA
- a CDS encoding terpene synthase family protein: MNAVELPDLRLPFETASHPDAGHVQELTETWCRKFGLLRSPEVAAKFRALGYGRIMATLTPWAPLEGLALITDWNSFFFVTDDQQNIGVTTGRAERYESLVANMRRVIGGAAVVHEDHPLVAALQDLLERTLAGRAPYWVSRFRHNLDLWLTGHLAENAYRLSGTVPTVEDYISVRRNASTVLPTVDLVELAEGATVPDELYRTPQYQTLALGTADIMCWINDIHSLHMEQGDPINLVTVLDHHEHLGVRGSIDAVAARIALRVQDHLAAARELPEVMAGLGIEAPERVLRCVRDQQSWAAGMEAWDRTDTIRFSPSEASPDGAKASYVEDLLGWPTI; the protein is encoded by the coding sequence GTGAACGCCGTGGAGCTGCCGGACCTGCGGCTGCCGTTCGAGACGGCCAGTCATCCCGATGCCGGGCACGTGCAGGAGCTCACCGAGACGTGGTGTCGGAAGTTCGGCCTGCTGCGGTCGCCGGAGGTGGCGGCCAAGTTCCGCGCTCTCGGTTACGGGCGCATCATGGCCACGCTCACACCGTGGGCGCCGCTCGAGGGGCTGGCCCTGATCACGGATTGGAACAGTTTCTTCTTCGTGACGGACGACCAGCAGAACATCGGCGTGACGACCGGGCGAGCCGAGCGTTACGAGAGTCTGGTGGCGAACATGCGGCGCGTCATCGGTGGCGCCGCGGTGGTCCACGAGGACCACCCGCTCGTGGCGGCCTTGCAGGACTTGCTGGAGCGGACGCTGGCCGGTCGCGCTCCGTACTGGGTTTCTCGGTTCCGGCACAACCTGGACCTGTGGCTCACGGGGCACCTGGCCGAGAACGCATATCGGCTTTCGGGGACTGTGCCGACCGTCGAGGACTACATCTCAGTGCGGCGCAACGCTTCCACGGTGCTGCCCACTGTGGACCTCGTGGAGCTCGCCGAGGGTGCCACGGTGCCGGACGAGCTGTATCGGACGCCACAGTACCAGACGCTGGCGCTGGGGACCGCGGACATCATGTGCTGGATCAACGACATCCACTCGTTGCACATGGAGCAGGGAGACCCGATCAACCTCGTGACCGTGCTGGATCACCATGAGCACCTGGGTGTGCGGGGCTCGATCGATGCCGTGGCCGCGCGGATCGCGTTGCGGGTGCAAGACCACCTCGCTGCTGCGCGGGAGCTGCCGGAAGTCATGGCGGGGCTGGGGATCGAGGCGCCCGAGCGGGTGCTGCGGTGCGTGCGTGACCAGCAGTCGTGGGCGGCCGGCATGGAGGCCTGGGACCGCACGGACACCATCCGCTTCTCGCCGTCCGAGGCTTCTCCCGACGGCGCGAAGGCGTCCTATGTGGAGGATCTCCTCGGCTGGCCGACCATCTGA
- a CDS encoding cytochrome P450 produces the protein MTMLLARQAPTAPGGLPLLGHTLSLLRSDRVGYLTSLQPVGDLVRIRIGTRPFLVLNSPELVRTVMVEEAKSFDRGRIFQKARPYVGDGLFTAEGPEHLRQRRMVQPAFHREQIQRSIRIMSDVVREQAAAWRPGETVAMDREMHVMASEIIGQTMFLAPEAREVVQLARDELPALLQGLGQRTLLPDFLARVPTSVGRRFAAACADLRDAAARLVAVYRKDLGDLGDFVSLLFGAQDARTGTTLTDTQIRDQIMTLLIAGIETPATLMTWAMYELARDPALRQRLESEVDKVADGRDLEAAHLPALTLTEAFVRENLRLHHPLWILMRRAVKPVTLGGVTIEPGSEVLYSPAALQRDPAIFADPLRFNPDRWLGDAPTERMQRAFMPFGLGNRQCIGDAFSAVQMKITIAGIVASRRLELPAGFRPKTVISSIVHLDQLPMTVHARGNN, from the coding sequence ATGACCATGCTCCTGGCTCGCCAGGCTCCGACCGCGCCGGGCGGTCTCCCGCTGCTCGGCCACACGCTTTCGTTGCTGCGCAGTGATCGCGTCGGCTATCTCACGTCCTTGCAGCCGGTCGGTGACCTCGTGCGGATCCGGATCGGCACGAGGCCGTTCCTCGTGCTGAACTCGCCGGAACTCGTGCGTACCGTGATGGTCGAAGAGGCGAAGAGCTTCGATCGCGGGCGCATTTTCCAGAAGGCGCGGCCATACGTCGGCGACGGGCTCTTCACCGCGGAGGGCCCTGAACACCTTCGGCAACGCCGGATGGTGCAGCCGGCGTTCCACCGGGAACAGATCCAGCGCAGCATCCGGATCATGAGCGACGTCGTCCGTGAGCAGGCGGCTGCTTGGCGGCCAGGCGAGACCGTCGCGATGGACCGCGAGATGCACGTGATGGCCAGCGAGATCATCGGCCAGACCATGTTCCTCGCCCCGGAGGCGCGGGAAGTGGTGCAGCTGGCCCGCGACGAGCTGCCGGCCCTGCTGCAGGGGCTTGGTCAGCGGACGCTGTTGCCCGACTTCCTCGCGCGCGTACCCACTTCGGTGGGCCGCCGGTTCGCCGCCGCGTGCGCCGACCTGCGTGACGCCGCCGCGCGTCTCGTCGCCGTCTACCGCAAGGATCTCGGTGATCTCGGTGACTTCGTGTCACTGCTGTTCGGCGCGCAGGACGCCCGGACCGGCACCACGCTCACCGACACGCAGATCCGCGACCAGATCATGACGTTGCTGATCGCAGGCATCGAGACGCCGGCGACGTTGATGACGTGGGCGATGTACGAGTTGGCGCGGGATCCCGCATTGCGGCAGCGGCTGGAGTCGGAAGTCGACAAGGTCGCCGATGGTCGGGATCTGGAGGCGGCGCATCTGCCCGCGCTGACACTCACCGAGGCCTTCGTGCGGGAGAACCTGCGGCTGCACCATCCACTGTGGATTCTGATGCGTCGCGCGGTCAAGCCGGTGACGCTCGGTGGGGTGACCATCGAGCCGGGCAGCGAGGTCCTGTACAGCCCCGCAGCTTTGCAACGCGACCCGGCGATCTTCGCCGACCCGTTGCGCTTCAACCCGGATCGCTGGCTCGGCGACGCGCCGACGGAGCGGATGCAGCGGGCGTTCATGCCGTTCGGGCTCGGCAACCGACAGTGCATCGGCGACGCGTTTTCGGCTGTGCAGATGAAGATCACCATCGCGGGCATCGTCGCGAGCCGCCGGCTGGAGCTGCCCGCCGGCTTTCGCCCGAAGACCGTGATCTCCAGCATCGTGCACCTCGACCAGCTGCCGATGACCGTCCACGCGCGAGGGAACAACTGA
- a CDS encoding glucose 1-dehydrogenase → MLEGKSVIVTGAGSGIGRSTALVLAGYGARLLLADIDHGTCRETADLVVAQGGTATAVKADVSVEDDVESMVEAAVAVYGRLDGAFNNAGVDGAFESVAESTSENWHRVMSVNLEGVWLCLRAELRRMLGSGGSIVNTSSTGGLVGMGIGLSAYVAAKHGVVGLTRAAALEYATQGIRVNAVCPGTVRTGMYEQVVATGVVTEEQIAAMQPINRAAQPEEIAEAVAWLLSDRASFVTGQAWAVDGGLVAQ, encoded by the coding sequence ATGCTCGAAGGCAAATCCGTGATCGTCACCGGTGCCGGCTCCGGCATCGGCCGCAGCACCGCGCTCGTCCTGGCCGGCTACGGCGCCCGCCTGCTGCTCGCCGACATCGACCACGGCACCTGCCGCGAGACGGCCGACCTGGTTGTGGCCCAAGGCGGCACGGCGACGGCGGTGAAGGCCGATGTGTCCGTCGAGGACGACGTCGAGTCGATGGTGGAGGCGGCGGTCGCGGTGTACGGCCGGCTCGACGGCGCCTTCAACAACGCCGGTGTGGACGGTGCTTTCGAGTCCGTCGCCGAGTCCACTTCGGAGAACTGGCACCGCGTGATGTCGGTGAATCTCGAAGGCGTGTGGCTTTGCCTGCGCGCTGAACTACGCCGGATGCTCGGGTCCGGCGGGTCCATCGTGAACACTTCGTCCACTGGCGGCCTGGTCGGGATGGGCATCGGGCTCTCCGCTTACGTCGCCGCGAAGCACGGTGTCGTCGGCCTGACTCGCGCCGCCGCCCTGGAGTACGCGACGCAGGGGATCCGCGTCAACGCCGTCTGCCCGGGCACCGTGCGCACCGGGATGTACGAGCAGGTGGTGGCCACCGGCGTCGTCACCGAGGAGCAGATCGCGGCCATGCAGCCGATCAACCGGGCCGCCCAGCCGGAGGAGATCGCCGAGGCCGTGGCCTGGCTGCTGTCCGACCGGGCGTCCTTCGTGACGGGCCAGGCGTGGGCTGTGGACGGCGGGTTGGTGGCTCAGTGA
- a CDS encoding alpha/beta fold hydrolase has protein sequence MSESTTQANGITLCHEEFGAATAPPLVLIMGLAAPMTWWDDDFCEQLAARGFRVVRFDNRDAGRSQRMSGRADVVRAYLLRAAPYSVADMADDTAGLLDALGIERAHVVGASMGGMIAQTLAIRHPRRVRSLTSIMSTTGSRLIGHPSPRAAASMLAPQPRSRAEYVELLVKTFRLIGSPGYPFDEQRMRARAERTFDRGVNPGGAARQLAAILSTRDRTAALRRLTLPSLVVHGARDPLVHVSGGRATARALRADLDVVPGMGHDLPQEIWPRVLDGIERVAARA, from the coding sequence ATGAGCGAGTCGACCACCCAGGCCAATGGCATCACCCTCTGCCACGAGGAGTTCGGCGCCGCGACGGCCCCGCCGCTGGTGCTGATCATGGGCCTCGCCGCGCCGATGACCTGGTGGGACGACGACTTCTGCGAGCAGCTCGCCGCGCGCGGCTTTCGCGTGGTCCGCTTCGACAACCGCGACGCCGGGCGCTCGCAGCGCATGTCCGGGCGCGCCGACGTCGTGCGCGCCTACCTGCTGCGTGCGGCGCCGTACTCGGTGGCCGACATGGCCGACGACACCGCCGGCCTGCTCGACGCCCTCGGCATCGAGCGCGCTCACGTCGTCGGCGCGTCGATGGGCGGCATGATCGCCCAGACGCTCGCCATCCGGCACCCGCGCCGCGTCAGGTCGCTGACCTCGATCATGTCCACCACCGGCAGCCGCCTGATCGGTCACCCGAGCCCGCGCGCGGCCGCGTCGATGCTGGCGCCGCAGCCGCGCAGCCGGGCCGAGTACGTCGAGCTGCTGGTCAAGACGTTCCGCCTCATCGGCTCCCCCGGCTACCCCTTCGACGAGCAACGCATGCGCGCACGCGCCGAACGCACCTTCGACCGCGGCGTCAACCCGGGCGGCGCCGCGCGCCAGCTCGCCGCGATCCTCTCGACCCGCGACCGCACCGCCGCCCTGCGCCGCCTCACCCTCCCGTCGCTGGTGGTCCACGGCGCGCGCGACCCCCTCGTCCACGTCTCCGGCGGCCGCGCGACAGCCCGCGCCCTGCGCGCCGACCTCGACGTCGTCCCGGGCATGGGCCACGACCTGCCACAGGAGATCTGGCCCCGCGTGCTGGACGGCATCGAGCGGGTGGCCGCACGGGCCTAG
- a CDS encoding DUF1579 family protein, with translation MEMPEISRAHEELKALEGDWAGTEELAASSWAAAATAKATVSYRGALDGFAVVQEYVQTREDGSTFLGHNVFTVDPATQETLWYGFDSYGFPPGEPGRGGWREGTLHLEKRTPRGIARHRLTPSENALTHEIDVKMGDAAEFSPFLRARYTHTQ, from the coding sequence ATGGAGATGCCCGAAATCAGCAGAGCGCACGAAGAGCTCAAGGCCCTCGAAGGGGACTGGGCCGGCACGGAGGAGCTCGCGGCCTCGTCGTGGGCGGCCGCGGCAACCGCGAAGGCCACGGTCAGTTACCGAGGCGCGCTGGACGGGTTCGCGGTGGTGCAGGAGTACGTCCAGACGCGGGAGGACGGCAGCACCTTCCTGGGCCATAACGTCTTCACCGTCGACCCGGCCACGCAGGAGACGCTCTGGTACGGCTTCGACAGCTACGGCTTCCCGCCCGGCGAGCCGGGGCGCGGCGGGTGGCGCGAAGGGACCCTTCACCTCGAAAAGCGCACTCCGCGTGGCATCGCGCGGCACCGGCTGACCCCGAGCGAAAATGCCCTCACCCACGAGATCGACGTGAAGATGGGCGACGCCGCGGAGTTCAGTCCGTTCCTGCGTGCCCGGTACACCCACACGCAGTAA
- a CDS encoding MarR family winged helix-turn-helix transcriptional regulator, protein MTRRTARAEQLTQLVNDVVLTNGTLLATGDALTAAAGLTAAQWLVLGFLEDGPATTAELARRRGLRRQSVQETVNRLLRNGMLTRASNPADARAPLLQLTPTAHSALSDLGTRQARWADEVASALSPEDVEVTLRTLAALRVRLAEPR, encoded by the coding sequence ATGACCCGCCGCACCGCCCGCGCCGAGCAGCTCACTCAGCTCGTCAACGACGTCGTCCTCACCAACGGCACCCTCCTGGCCACCGGCGACGCCCTCACCGCGGCGGCCGGTCTCACCGCCGCCCAGTGGCTGGTCCTCGGCTTCCTCGAAGACGGCCCCGCCACAACCGCCGAACTCGCCCGCCGCCGCGGCCTCCGTCGCCAGAGCGTGCAGGAAACCGTGAACCGCCTGCTGCGCAACGGAATGCTCACGCGCGCTTCGAATCCCGCCGATGCCCGTGCACCGCTTCTGCAGCTGACTCCCACGGCGCACTCGGCCCTCAGCGACCTCGGAACCCGCCAGGCTCGGTGGGCGGACGAGGTGGCTTCGGCGCTGTCGCCCGAGGATGTCGAGGTCACGCTTCGCACGTTGGCGGCGTTGCGGGTTCGCCTCGCGGAACCACGGTGA
- a CDS encoding GNAT family N-acetyltransferase, whose product MTDLVVRPLVAGEEHLFTDLTATRSVGSALLGRDYERMARRGEYRPEWTWLATRNGKPVARAAWWAGENDEQPLALDWFDFTDVEAGIEVLRQAPFRTEYSLTVPPGWREDPAVKPEVESRIQAAIAAGMEVLVERYRYTWTTADGLPEKPGRLEFRPEPQDDKIRDVFRRVHQGSLDAHVRRTTARHGLDAAAQEDLDLLLWLPSPRDWWRLAYTKGGDLVGLTIPARNPSVPIVAYVGVVPEHRGRGYAYDLLVEATHELVGYGVEKIVAATDVTNGPMAAAFAKAGYPVSYHRIDLV is encoded by the coding sequence ATGACCGACCTGGTCGTGCGCCCGCTCGTCGCGGGCGAAGAGCACCTCTTCACCGATCTCACGGCCACCCGGAGCGTCGGCAGCGCCCTGCTCGGGCGGGACTACGAAAGAATGGCCCGACGCGGCGAATACCGTCCCGAGTGGACCTGGTTGGCCACCCGAAACGGCAAACCCGTGGCGCGCGCGGCCTGGTGGGCGGGCGAAAACGACGAACAACCCCTGGCCCTCGACTGGTTCGACTTCACCGACGTCGAAGCCGGCATCGAAGTCCTGCGCCAGGCGCCGTTCCGCACCGAGTACTCCCTCACCGTCCCGCCTGGCTGGCGTGAAGACCCAGCCGTCAAACCCGAGGTCGAAAGCCGCATCCAAGCCGCCATCGCCGCCGGGATGGAGGTGCTCGTCGAGCGTTACCGCTACACCTGGACCACCGCGGACGGGCTCCCCGAAAAGCCCGGCCGCCTCGAGTTTCGCCCGGAACCGCAGGACGACAAGATCCGAGACGTCTTCCGGCGCGTCCACCAGGGCAGCCTCGACGCGCACGTCCGCCGCACCACCGCGCGGCACGGTCTGGACGCGGCGGCACAAGAGGACCTCGACCTCCTCCTCTGGCTCCCCAGCCCGCGGGACTGGTGGCGGCTCGCGTACACGAAAGGCGGTGACCTCGTCGGTCTCACCATCCCCGCGCGCAACCCGAGCGTGCCGATCGTCGCGTACGTCGGCGTTGTGCCGGAGCACCGCGGGCGCGGGTACGCCTACGACCTGCTCGTCGAGGCCACTCACGAGCTCGTCGGGTACGGCGTCGAAAAGATCGTCGCCGCCACGGATGTCACGAACGGACCCATGGCGGCGGCTTTCGCGAAGGCCGGCTACCCCGTGAGCTACCACCGCATCGACCTGGTGTGA
- the boxC gene encoding 2,3-epoxybenzoyl-CoA dihydrolase: MTTTTTVTFERHPDTYRHWKLSVDGEVAWLEMDVDEQGGLVPGYELKLNSYDLGVDIEFYDATQRLRFEHPGVKAVIVTSAKDKVFCAGANIRMLASSPHEWKVNFCKFTNETRNGIEDATEFSGQRYVAAVNGSCAGGGYEIALACEKILLVDDNSSTVALPEVPLLGVLPGTGGLTRVVDKRRVRRDLADVFATRSDGVKGKTAVDWRLVDELVPRVGFRESVLARARELAAESERLPGDQGVQLTPLNPEVTDDGIKYRFVDITYDRPASLATITVRGPEDEPGDLHAEGADGWLLRLTRELDDAILRLRANETELGTWVLRTEGDPTKVLAHEQQVLGAKDWLSNEILHYYKRTLKRLDVTSRTLIALIEPGSCFAGVLLELALAADRQYILDGPPIDDEDSEERASVTLSEANFGPFPMGNGLTRLQSRFYGDDDHLAWLVRERDHALTPAETVELGLVTDAPDDLDWEDEIRIALEGRASLSPDALTGMEANHRFVGPETIETKIFGRLTAWQNWIFTRPNASGPEGALRRYGTGQKAIFDRKRV, translated from the coding sequence GTGACCACCACCACGACTGTGACGTTCGAGCGCCACCCGGACACCTACCGGCACTGGAAGCTCAGCGTCGACGGCGAGGTCGCCTGGCTCGAGATGGACGTCGACGAGCAAGGCGGCCTCGTGCCGGGCTACGAGCTGAAGCTGAACTCCTACGACCTCGGCGTGGACATCGAGTTCTACGACGCCACCCAGCGCCTGCGCTTCGAGCACCCCGGCGTCAAGGCCGTGATCGTGACGAGCGCCAAGGACAAGGTGTTCTGCGCGGGCGCCAACATCCGGATGCTCGCGTCGTCGCCGCACGAGTGGAAGGTGAACTTCTGCAAGTTCACCAACGAAACCCGCAACGGCATCGAGGACGCCACGGAGTTCTCCGGTCAGCGGTACGTCGCGGCGGTCAACGGGAGCTGCGCAGGCGGCGGCTACGAGATCGCGCTCGCGTGCGAGAAGATCCTGCTCGTGGACGACAACTCGTCGACGGTCGCGTTGCCGGAGGTGCCGCTGCTCGGCGTGCTGCCCGGCACCGGCGGCCTCACGCGCGTGGTCGACAAGCGCCGCGTGCGCCGCGACCTCGCCGACGTGTTCGCCACGCGCTCGGACGGTGTGAAGGGCAAGACGGCGGTCGACTGGCGGCTGGTCGACGAGCTCGTGCCCCGCGTGGGCTTCCGCGAGTCCGTGTTGGCGCGGGCGCGCGAGCTGGCCGCGGAGTCCGAGCGACTGCCGGGCGATCAGGGTGTGCAGCTCACGCCGCTGAACCCCGAGGTCACCGACGACGGCATCAAGTACCGCTTTGTCGACATCACCTACGACCGCCCCGCCTCGCTCGCGACGATCACCGTCCGCGGCCCCGAGGACGAACCCGGTGACCTGCACGCCGAAGGCGCCGACGGCTGGCTGCTGCGCCTCACCCGCGAGCTCGACGACGCGATCCTCCGCTTGCGCGCCAACGAAACCGAGCTCGGCACGTGGGTCCTGCGCACCGAAGGTGACCCGACGAAGGTACTCGCCCACGAACAGCAGGTGCTCGGCGCGAAAGACTGGCTGAGCAACGAAATCCTGCACTACTACAAGCGCACGCTGAAGCGCCTCGACGTCACCAGCCGCACGCTCATCGCGCTCATCGAGCCGGGCAGCTGCTTCGCCGGCGTGCTACTGGAGCTCGCGCTCGCCGCCGACCGCCAGTACATCCTGGACGGTCCGCCGATCGACGACGAAGATTCCGAAGAACGCGCGTCGGTCACCTTGTCGGAAGCCAACTTCGGCCCGTTCCCCATGGGCAACGGCCTCACCCGCCTGCAGTCGCGCTTCTACGGCGACGACGACCACCTCGCCTGGCTCGTCCGCGAGCGCGACCACGCGCTGACCCCGGCCGAGACCGTGGAGCTGGGCCTGGTCACCGACGCGCCGGACGACCTCGACTGGGAGGACGAGATCCGGATCGCGCTGGAGGGCCGCGCCTCGCTGAGCCCCGACGCGCTCACCGGGATGGAGGCGAACCACCGGTTCGTCGGCCCGGAAACGATCGAAACGAAGATCTTCGGCCGCCTCACCGCGTGGCAGAACTGGATCTTCACCCGACCTAACGCTTCTGGCCCCGAAGGCGCGCTGCGCCGCTACGGTACGGGCCAGAAGGCGATCTTCGACAGGAAGCGGGTCTGA
- the boxB gene encoding benzoyl-CoA 2,3-epoxidase subunit BoxB, giving the protein MPERIDYDAKIPNNVNLADDRRLQRALEGWQPKFMNWWGEMGPTLQTHGVYLRTAVSVGREGWAHFDHVNVPDYRWGIFLAERDPDRRIAFGEHAGEPVWQQVPGEYRADLQRLIVIQGDTEPASVEQQRLLGLTAPSLYDLRNLFQVNVEEGRHLWAMVYLLHAYFGREGRDEAEGLLLRNSGSPDAPRILGAFNEETADWLAFFMFTYFTDRDGKYQLGTLKESSFDPLSRTCEFMLKEEAHHMFVGTTGVDRVVQRSADLIREHDTLDIASHGGIPLDIIQRYLNFHYTVSLDLFGSETSTNAANYYTAGLKGRWQETRRKDDHKLTDDSRDLDRPNGDGTWTSDELQAILLLNLDLRGEYTADCQTGVNRWNKILADADLDFRFKLPHPGFNREVGINSGHHITPDGNIVDEATWEASRHRWLPTAEDLTFVRSLMHPVYERGKIASWVAPPRQGINGKPFDYEYVHLT; this is encoded by the coding sequence ATGCCCGAACGGATCGACTACGACGCCAAGATCCCGAACAACGTCAACCTCGCCGACGACCGGAGGTTGCAGCGGGCGCTGGAAGGCTGGCAGCCGAAGTTCATGAACTGGTGGGGCGAGATGGGCCCCACCCTGCAGACGCACGGCGTCTACCTGCGCACGGCCGTGAGCGTCGGGCGTGAGGGCTGGGCGCACTTCGACCACGTGAACGTGCCCGACTACCGCTGGGGCATCTTCCTGGCCGAGCGCGACCCCGACCGGCGCATCGCCTTCGGCGAGCACGCCGGGGAGCCGGTGTGGCAGCAGGTGCCCGGTGAGTACCGCGCCGACCTGCAGCGCCTGATCGTGATCCAGGGCGACACTGAGCCGGCGTCGGTCGAGCAGCAGCGGCTGCTGGGCCTGACCGCGCCGAGCCTGTACGACCTGCGCAACCTCTTCCAGGTCAACGTCGAAGAGGGCCGGCACCTGTGGGCGATGGTCTATCTGCTGCACGCGTACTTCGGCCGTGAAGGCCGGGACGAGGCGGAAGGCCTGCTGCTGCGCAACTCCGGCAGCCCTGACGCGCCGCGCATCCTCGGCGCGTTCAACGAGGAAACGGCCGACTGGCTGGCCTTTTTCATGTTCACCTACTTCACCGACCGCGACGGGAAGTACCAGCTCGGGACGTTGAAGGAGTCCTCCTTCGACCCGCTCTCGCGCACGTGCGAGTTCATGCTGAAGGAAGAGGCGCACCACATGTTCGTCGGCACCACGGGTGTCGACCGCGTGGTGCAGCGGTCCGCGGATCTCATCCGGGAGCACGACACGCTCGACATCGCCTCCCACGGTGGCATCCCGCTCGACATCATCCAGCGGTACCTGAACTTCCACTACACGGTGTCGCTCGACCTGTTCGGCAGCGAGACCTCCACGAACGCCGCGAACTACTACACCGCGGGCCTCAAGGGCCGCTGGCAGGAGACGCGGCGCAAGGACGACCACAAGCTCACCGACGACAGCCGCGACCTCGACCGTCCCAACGGCGACGGCACGTGGACCTCGGACGAGCTGCAGGCCATCCTGCTGCTGAACCTCGACCTGCGCGGCGAGTACACGGCCGACTGCCAGACCGGTGTGAACCGCTGGAACAAGATTCTCGCGGACGCGGACCTCGACTTCCGCTTCAAGCTTCCGCACCCTGGTTTCAACCGCGAGGTCGGCATAAACTCCGGCCACCACATCACTCCCGACGGCAACATCGTCGACGAGGCCACGTGGGAGGCCAGCCGGCACCGGTGGCTGCCGACCGCCGAGGACCTGACGTTCGTCCGCTCGCTCATGCACCCGGTGTACGAGCGCGGGAAGATCGCCAGCTGGGTCGCGCCGCCGAGGCAGGGCATCAACGGCAAACCGTTCGACTACGAGTACGTGCACCTCACCTAG